The Mesorhizobium sp. AR10 genome includes the window GGAGCCTGTTCCGACAAAGGGCGACAAATCCCATGTAATAGAGTATGTTGATCATGGTGCAGGTCGCGGTTTTGCGTGGCCACTTACGCAAAACGGCAGCACCGTGAAACCGCGACCTTACCGGACCTGATCTGGAGGAACGGGCATGACAAGTTTTCACGTGATAGCAGGCGCCAGCGAGACGCTGGAACATACCAAAATTCGAAAAATCGGAGTTTCCGACCTTTTTGACGCGCTCAGGCGTGGCGTCGCCGATTTCATGGTGAAACCATCGCATATCGTTTTTCTCTGCCTGATCTACCCGCTTGTCGGCGTCGTGCTCGCTGCCTGGACATCGGGCGCCAATGCGTTGCCTTTGTTGTTTCCGCTGGTCTCCGGTTTTGCGCTGATCGGTCCGTTCGCGGCAATCGGCCTCTATGAGATCAGCCGCAGACGCGAAGCCGGCCTCGACGCCTCCTGGAACCACGCCTTCGAGATCAGGAATTCTCCGGCGCTGCCGGCCATCGCGGCGGTCGGGATTATGCTGTTGGCGATCTTCATCGCCTGGCTTTTGACCGCGCAGCTGTTTTACCAGCAGTTGTTCGGCCCGGCCCCGCCGGAATCGATATCCGGCTTCATCAATGAAGTATTCGCCACCGGGCGCGGCTGGACGCTGATCATTCTCGGTCACGCGATCGGCTTCGTCTTTGCCGCGGTCGTGCTGTGCACCACGGTCGTCGCTTTCCCGCTCTTGCTCGACCGCGACGTCGGCGCCTACGAAGCCATCCACACCTCGGTGCGTGTGGTTCTGGCGAACCCGATCGCGATGGCTGTCTGGGGACTGATTGTCGCCGTCGCCCTGATCATCGGCTCGCTGCCGGTGTTTGCGGGGCTGGCGATCGTGTTGCCGATCCTCGGCCACGCCACCTGGCATGTCTACCGCAAGGTTGTGGAATCGCCGTCGCCCGCCAAACCGGCGAGTTGAGGAAATCCTGCCTTCCGACACCGGCTCGCGCCGGTGCCGGAAGTTGATCAGAGCTTTCAGTAGGCCGGGTGGCTGAAGCGGGCTTGGCGCGCGTCCTTGGTCAGGTCGCGGAAATCCTTGCCGCTTACATGCACCAGCGTCCTGTGGTCGCCGCCCTCAAAATAGATGTCGGCGGCGGCACCCAGGCTCTCATCGAGGATGACAGGCACATCGTAGGCCGCACCGATCGGCGGTACGGCGCCGATATCGCAATCAGCGAAGAGTGAAACCACCTCGTCTTCGGAGGCGAGACCAAGACGCCTGTCCATGACGTCCTGCAATGCGCCGAGTTCGATCCTGTGCGTACTGGGAACCACGGCCAGCGCATAGCCAAGTTCGTGGTGAACGACCACCGATTTGGCCATGATGCTGCCCGGCACATGCGCCGCGATGGCGGACTGCCGGGTTGTGGATGTGCGATGATGCGCGACGGTGTCGTAGGAAATTCCCTTGCCGTCGATATAGTCCTTCAGCCTGTTTGCGATGGTCATCTTGGGCCTCCCTTGCCGGAGTTCGCGACTCGCGGAGAAACGAGGGCAATCATTCTCCTGATGTCCGCTTCCGATACCTGGAAAATGGTCCAGTCGCCGGTTGTTTCAAGGCAACCGACCAGCAAACAGCGCACTCAACTGAAGCTGCCGCTGCAGAAACTCATCGAGCTTCAAATGTCAGGGCCCGGCCCCGAAGAACACCAGCCGGGTGAAAAGCGTGTAGTCCGCTTCGAAGACCATCATTGCCACGAACACCAGCACCAGAACCGGCGGCAGGATGATCGCATAGGTCAGCGCCAGCCGCTCCCAGGCCATGTGCATGAAGAAGGCGACGATCAGCCCCGCCTTGAGGATCATGAAGATCAGGATCAGCGACCATCTGAGATAGCCGTGGAGGCCGAAATAATCGACCATATAGGAGCAGGCGCTGAGGACGAACAGCCATGCCCAGACCACCAGATAGAGCTTGATCGGGTGTTCCTGGTGAACGTCGGTATGGGCGACGCCGGTCGCTGGCGCTTCATGCGCGTGTCCAGCGTGAAGGGTGTGTTGCCCCAGGCCGTTTGCGGTTGCTTCAGCCATATCTGCCTCTCACCAAAGATAGAAAAATGCGAAAATGAACACCCAGACCAGATCGACGAAATGCCAGTAGAGCCCCATGATCTCGACGCTCTCGTAGTGACCCTTGCGGCTGGTGAAGAAGCCGCGCCGTTCGGTGTCGTAATCTCCGCGCCAGACCTTTCGCGCCACGATGATCAGGAAGATCACCCCGATCGTCACATGCGTGCCGTGGAAGCCGGTGATCATGAAGAAAGACGAACCGAACTGCGCTGCGCCCCATGGATTGCCCCAGGGCCGTACCCCTTCGCTGATCAGCTTGGTCCATTCGAAGGCTTGCATGCCGACAAAGGTCGCGCCCAGCACTGCTGTCAGAAGCATGAGGATTGCCGTCTTGCGGCGGTCGCGGCGATAGCCGAAATTGACCGCCATGGCCATCGTGCCGCTGCTGGAGATCAGCACGAAGGTCATGATGGCGATCAGGATCAGCGGAACATTCGAGCCGCCTATGTGCAGCGCAAAGACCTCGCTCGGGTTGGGCCACGGCACGCGTGTCGACATGCGTGCGGTCATGTAGGAGAGCAGGAAGCAGCCGAAGATGAAGGTGTCGCTGAGCAGGAAGATCCACATCATGGCCTTGCCCCAGGACACGTTCTTGAACGCCCGCTGATCCGAGGACCAGTCGGCGGCGATGCCTTGCCAGCCGGCAGGCCGCGGCTCCGTTTGGCCGACATGCGTCACTGTCGTCTCTGCCATGCTCCCAGACCTCCTAGGTCAGTAACTGTCGGCAAATGTCGATAAAGGTTGCGGCCCAGCCGGCCAGAAGAGCGAAGATGGCGAGCCAGACGAAAAGCAGGAAATGCCAGTACATGGTGCACAGTTCGACGCTGAGGCGAAGCCGCTCCGGCCGTGCTCCGTTCCAGGCGGCGGCGATTGTCCTGCCCAGGCCCACCAGCCCCCCCACTATGTGCAGGCCATGCATCCCGGTTATCAGGTAGAAAAAACTGTTGGCCGGATTGGAGGTCAGCAAATAGCCGTCGGCGGTCAGTTCCCGCCATGCCACAAGCTGTCCAATCAGGAAGGCGACCGCGGTGAGCCCAGCTGTCACCAGGCCGAGCCTGACCGTGTCCATCCGGCCTTTGCGTGCCGCGACCGAGGCGCATTGCAGCGCAATGCTGCTCAAGACCAGAACGCCGGTGTTGAGCCAGAGCAGGCGCGGCCCCGGAAGCGGCTGCCAGTCCGACAGCGCCATGCGCATGAAGTAGGCGCTGGTGAACAGCGCAAACAGGGAGCCGACGACGGCGAGGAAGACGCCGAGACCGATCTTGGCGGTCGGCAGCGCCGATCGGTCCAGGGCGATAAAATCGCCGAGCAACCCTTGCTCGAGCCATGGCTTTCCCATCAGCCGCTGATGGGAAAGCCACCATCCGGCAATGCCGGCGACCACGAGCATGAAAACCAGAACGACGCTCATGCCGGCTCCCTGGAGGGGCCGAAATTGCCCGGCACGTTTTGCGGGATAAAGTCCTCCTTGGCGCCCGGCACGCTGTAGTCGTAGGCCCAGCGATAGACGATCGGCAGCTCCTTGCCGAAATTGCCGTGGGCCGGCGGTGTTTCGGACGTCTGCCATTCGAGCGTCGTGGCGCGCCACGGATTGCCGCCGGCCTCACGGCCATGACGGATGCTCCAGATCAGATTGAACAGGAACACGATCTGAGCAAAGCCGACGATGAACGCCATGATGCTGATGAACGAGTTCAGGTGATGGGCTGACTCCGTCATGATCGTTATATCGGTGAGTTCGTTGTAGCGCCGCGGCACGCCCATCAGGCCGATGTAGTGCATGGGGAAGAAAATCAGGTAGGCGCCGAGGAACGTGACCCAGAAATGGAACTGGCCAAGCGTCTCGTTCAGCATCCGGCCGGTGACCTTCGGGTACCAGTGGTAGATCGCTCCGAAGATCACGGTGATCGGGGCGACGCCCATGACCATATGGAAATGGGCGACGACGAACATCGTGTCCGACAGTGGAACGTCGACGACGACGTTGCCGAGAAACAGCCCGGTCAGTCCGCCATTGACGAAGGTGACGATGAAGGCCATGGCAAAAAGCATCGGTATGGTGAGATGAATGTCGCCGCGCCACAGCGTCAGCACCCAATTGTAGACCTTGATCGCGGTCGGGATAGCGATGATCAATGTCGTGGTGGCGAAGAAGAAGCCGAAATAGGGGTGCATACCGCTGACATACATGTGGTGCGCCCAGACCACGAAGCTCAGCGCGCCAATGCCGACGATGGCCCAGACCATCATCCGGTAGCCGAAGATGTTCTTGCGCGCATGGGTGCTGATCAGGTCGGATACGATACCGAAGGCCGGCAGCGCCACGATGTAGACCTCGGGGTGGCCGAAAAACCAGAACAGATGCTGGAACAGGATCGGGCTGCCGCCGCCGTGCTGCAATTGTTGGCCCATCTCGACGACCGCCGGCATGAAGAAGCTGGTGCCGAGCAGGCGGTCAAACAACATCATCACGCAGGCGACGAACAGCGCCGGGAAGGCGAGCAGCGCCATGACGGTCGCGGTGAAGATACCCCAGACAGTCAGCGGCAGACGCATCAGCGTCATGCCGCGCGTGCGGCCCTGCAGCACCGTCACGACATAGTTCAAGCCGCCCATGGTGAAGCCGATGATGAACAGGATCAGCGAGACGAGCATCAGGATGATGCCCCAGTCCTGTCCGCCAGGTGTGCCGGTCATGATGGCTTGCGGCGGGTACAGCGTCCAGCCGGCACCGGTCGGTCCGCCGGGTGCAAAGAAACTCGACACCAGAACCAGTACGGCAAGCAGGTAGATCCAGTAGCTCAGCATGTTGACATAGGGGAAAACCATGTCGCGCGCGCCGACCATCAGCGGGATCAGGTAGTTGCCGAAGCCGCCGAGGAAGAGGGCCGTGAGCAGGTAGATCACCATGATCATGCCGTGCATGGTGATGAATTGGTAGTAGGCTTCCGGGGTGATGAAGTCGAACGTGCTGGGGAAGCCGAGTTGCAGCCGCATCAGCCAGGACAACACCAGCGCGACCATGCCGATCCCGATCGCCGTCGCCGAATACTGGATGGCGATGACCTTGGCATCCTGCGAGAAGACGTATTTCGTCCACCAACTGTGCGGATGGTAGAGATCCATTTCCGCGACTTCAGCCGGCGGGACGGCATCTGCAGGCGTGATATCGACCATAGGAACACCTCCGTGCCCTTTCAGCGAGCTTCGACGGTTTCGAGCTTTGCTGTTATTTCGAGAGCCGGCGCCGTCGTCTGTCCCGGCATCTCATTTGCCGAGCCAGTCTGCTGGGGTGCCGACAATTGCGCGAAAGTCTGCTGCTGGTCGAGCCAGGCCACATAGTCCTGCTCAGTGTCGACCATGACGATGCCATTCATCATCGGATGCCCCTGTCCGCAAAGCTCGGCACACAGGACCTGGAAGGTTCCGGTTTTGGTCGGGGTGAACCAGAAATAGGTGACCGAGCCCGGGATCATGTCCATCTTGGCGCGGAATTCAGGGACGTAGAAATCGTGCAGCACATCGATCGAGCGCAGCAGCATCTTGACCGGCTTGCCGACCGGCAGATGCAGGTCGGCCGCTTCGACCACGACATCGTCCTGGCCGTTGGGATCGCTGTCGATGACGCCCAGCGGATTTTCAGCGGTGACGTTTCGGGTGTCGGACGTGCCGAGCTTGCCGTCCTTGCCGGGCAAGCGGAAACTCCACTGCCATTGCTGGCCAACGACTTCGACCACGGTTGCGTCGCTCGGAACGTTGACGAACTGGCTCCAGACAAACAGGCCGGGAACCAGCATGGCGGTGACACCCACTCCGGTGACGATCGTCAGCCACCATTCAAGCCGCTTGTTCTCCGGCTCATAGGCCGCCTTATTCCCTTCCCGATGACGGAAGCGGAACACGCAATAGGCCATGAATAGCACAACAGCGGCGAAGACGACGCCGGTGATCCAGAAAGTGATAATGATGGTGTGGTCGATATAGTCCCAGTTTGAGGCAATCGGCGTCCACCACCATGGGCTCAGGAAGTGGAACAACACTGAGCCCACGACTATCAAAACGAGTACAAGCGCGATGGCCATGTCCCGTTCCTCCCTGGTATTCCAAGGGGCGCTAAGCCGTCCCGGGAAATACCAAGTCCATCATGCGTGATTTGCGATCGAAATTCTAGAGCCGGCTGTGGAAGGGGCAAAAAATCGCTTTTTTGCGGCCGCGGACCTGCGGCACCAGTGCTCAACCTATCAGCAGCAGGCCCTTCATGCTGGTGTTGCCGTTCTTGCCGATGATGATGTGGTCGTGGATGGCGCAGCCGAGCGGCTTGGCGGTGTCGACGATCAGCCTGGTCATCTCGACGTGGGCTCGTGCCGACGCCTATAGGAGGCTGTGCATCAATATACTTGAGATAAAATTTCTTTGGAAAGCAATGATCAGTGCGTATGATCGGTTTCAGGATCCAAGTCGAACTGCGCGGCCCTCATGAACAAAATCGATATCCACAAACGCAAGGACACTGACGAACGCGCGACCGCGACCAGCCTTTTGCGCCTCGGCACACGGCTAAAACTTGCCCGGCAGACGCGTGGCCTGACTTTGAAGGCGCTCGCCGCCGCCGCCAACTGCTCTGAAAGCCTGCTTTCGAAGGTCGAGAACGGCAAGGTATCGCCGTCGCTTCCCATGCTTCACAGGCTTGTCGAGGTGCTCGGCACGAATATTGGCTGGATGTTCGAGGAGTCCGACGGCGAGGAAGGCATCGTCTTCCGGGCTGGAGCGCGACCGTTGATCACACTTGATCCGCTTCGGCGCGGGGAGGGCATTTCGCTCGAGCGTGTCATACCATATTCACCGGGTCATCTCCTCCAATGCAACATTCATCACATCGAGGCGGGCGGTGAAAGTGCTGGCCCGATCCAGCATGCCGGCGAGGAAGTCGGCTATGTCCTCGAAGGGTTCATCGAACTGATGGTCGGTGAAAAGACGTTTCGGCTGTCTGCCGGCGATTCCTTCGTTTTCAATTCCGAACTGCCGCACTGGTACCGCAATGTCGGCGGTGAACGCGCCAGCATTTTCTGGGTGAACACGCCAGCCACATTCTGATCTGGCGAACCCCTCGTTTCCCTTCGCGGATGCTAATTCAAGTCACTTGACAAGAAATCAAGTATCTTGAAATATGCTGGTGCGCTCAGGCGCCAGGTGAGCCCGATCAAGGGCCTTTTCCGCAAAACCAAGGGGAACCGGAATGCGTCTTACCAAAATTCTTTCAGGCTGCGCGGCAGCCATAGCCATGACCCTCGCCCTCGGCTCTGCCTCCGCCATGGCCGAGACCTATGCGCTCGTCACCATCAACCAGCAGGCTCTGTTCTTCAACCAGATCAATGACGGTGCGACGGCTGCTGCCAAGGCTGCCGGCGTCGACCTCGTTATCTTCAACGCCAACAATGTGCCGAGCGCGCAAAACGACGCGATCGAGAACTACATTACCCAGAAGGTCGACGGCATCATTCTCGTCGCCATCGACGTCAACGGTGTGAAACCGGCGATCACCGCGGCCAAGGCCGCCGGCATTCCAGTGATTGCCATCGACGCGCAAATCCCGGAAGGCGACAACGTCGCTTTCGTCGGTGTCGACAACACCAAGGCCGGCGAGGATATCGGCAAGTTCTATGCCGAATACGTCAAGACCAATATGAGCGGCACCGCCAAGATCGGTGTCGTCGGCGCGCTCAATTCGTTCATCCAGAACCAGCGCCTCGATGGCTTCAAGAAAGCCGTCACCGACAGCGGCCAGAAGGTCACATTCCTCGATACGGTCGACGGTCAGAATGTGCAGGACGTCGCACTGTCCGCCTCCGAAAACCTGATGACCGCCAATCCCGACATGACGACGCTTTACGCGACCGGCGAGCCCGCTCTGCTTGGCGCGGTTTCCGCCGTCACCAGCCAGAGCCGTATCGGCGACGTCAAGGTGTTCGGGTGGGACTTGACCAAGTCAGCGATGCAGGGTCTCGAAGAAGGCTGGGTGATCGCAGTCGTCCAGCAGGATCCGGCCGGTGAGGGCAAGGCTGCCATCGAAGCCTTCGTCAAGCTCAAGAAGGGCGAGAAGATCGAGCCCATCATCAATGTTCCGATCACCATCGTGACCAAGGAAAATGTTGGCCAGTTCAAGGACATGTTCAAGTAAGATCTCCCAAGACCGCCGGGCTGCGCATCGACCCGAGAGTTGCTTGCGCAGCCCGGCGACCGATTGAACTTGTCGCCCAGAGAACTGGAACCATGATGAGCGATGGCGAGACCTACCGCGTCAGTATGACCGGTATTTCCAAACGGTACGGCCCTATCCAGACGCTGGACGATGTCTCGCTGAGCCTGAAGCCAGGCGAAGTGCTCGGCCTGGTCGGCGACAACGGCGCCGGCAAATCCACCTTGAGCAAGGTTCTGTCCGGTGCGGTCATTCCGGATTCCGGCACCATCGAGATCGATGGCAAGGTCGTAGCCTTTTCCTCACCGGCCGATGCCCGCGCCGCACGTGTGGAGATGGTCTACCAGGACCTTTCGCTCTGCGACACGGTGGATGTGGCGGGAAATCTCTTCCTCGGCCGCGAGCCGCGCCGCCACGTTCTCGGCGTCCCCTTTCTCGACAACAAGCGCATGCATTACGAGACGCGCCAGATGCTCGACCGGCTCGGCATCGTCATTGCCGATACCAAGCTCAAGGTCGAAAACCTCTCCGGAGGCCAGCGCCAGTCGATCGCCATCGGCCGCGCCGCCTCCTTCGATCCGTCGGTGCTGATCATGGACGAACCGACGGCCGCGCTTGCGGTGGCGGAAGTCGAGGCGGTTCTGGAGCTCATCCGTGCCGTCAGCGCCCGCGGCGTCAGCGTCATCCTCATCACCCATCGGCTGCAGGATCTGTTCCTGGTCTGCGACCGCATCCAGGTCATGTACGAAGGCCGCAATGTCGCCGAACGCAAGATCGGCGACACCAGCATCGAGGAGGTCGTCAACCTGATCGTCGGCCGCAAATTCACGGCGCGTTCTGCGCGCGCTAGCCGCGATGAGGGGGCGCAGCCATGAACGTCACTCCATCGCCCAGGGATATTAGCGCTTCGCCGCCCAAACGCGCCCACAACGGCACGTGGAAGGATGTCGCGATAGCCAATGGCAGCGTCGTCTCGATTGCGCTGTTCTTCCTGGTCGTCTGCGTGGTCTTTTCGCTGATCACCGGCTCCTTCCTGACGACGCCCAATCTGCTCAACATCGTGCGCCAGTCGGCGCCACTGCTGATCGTTGCGGCCGCCATGACCTTCGTCATCACCACGGGCGGCATCGACCTCTCGGTTGGATCCGTGTTGGCGCTGACGGCTACGCTGTCGGCCGTCTTGCTGCAGGCTGGCCTGCCGTGGCCGCTCGTCGTCATCGCCATGTTGGCGCTCGGCGCGGCGATCGGCGCCCTGCAGGGCTTCTTCATCGCCTATGAGCGGATACCGGCCTTCATCGTCACGCTTGCCGGACTTTCCGTCATCCGCGGCGTGGCGCTGCTGATCACCGGCGGCTATTCGATCCCGGTCGAGCCGACGAGCTTCTTTGTCAACATCGGCAGGGCTTGGTTTCTCGGTGTTCCGGTGCCGGCACTGCTTGCTCTTGTTGTTCTGATCATCGCCTATCTCGCTTTCAACCAGACGCCGTTCGGCCGCTATGTCACCGGTATCGGCGCCAATGCCGAGGCCGTGCGCCGCGCCGGTGTCGATACGCGCTTCATGACGCTCTTCGTCTATATTCTCTCGGGTATGGCGGCGGCCGTGGCCGGCATCATTCTCGCCGCCCGGCTCGGCTCCGGCTCGTCCAATGCCGGCCAGGGTTTCGAGCTCGATGTCATCGCCGCCGTGGTGCTTGGCGGTACCAGCCTGTTCGGCGGGCGCGGTACGATCATCGGCACGGTGCTCGGCGCGTTGACCGTCGCGGTCATCGGCAACGGCCTGATCCTCGCGCATATGTCGCCGTTCCTCACGCCGATCGTCACCGGCACCATCATCCTCGTTGCCATCTGGCTGAATTTCCGCCTGTTCAAGGGCGCAACGCGGGGCCGCTGACATGGATCATCTGTTCGACGACAAGCCGAGGGAACGGGCGCCGATCGGCGTTCACTCCGGCACCTTGATGACCGTCACGGGTCCGGTTGCGATCGCCGACATGGGCGTGACGCTGATGCATGAGCACATCCTGCTCGATGGCGCGACATCGTGGAAATGTCCTTGCCATCCCGACGAGAAGAAGATCGCCGAACAGCCGGTCAGCATGGAGATCATCGGCGAGTTGCGGATGAACCCCTATATGAACCGCGACAACGTCTCGCTCGACGACAGCGACCTGGCGCTTTCGGAACTGGCGAAGTATCGGGCGCTCGGCGGTCACACCGTGGTCGATGCAACCAATATTGGCATTGGCCGCGATCCGGTGAAGCTGGCGCGCATCGCCCGTGCCTCCGAACTGCGCATCGTCATGGGCACAGGCTTCTACCTGCAGCACACCCACCCCGACTGGTTGAAGGCAATGGACGTCGACGACGTCACCGAATTCCTGGTCAACGATGTCGGCGGCGGGGCGACGCAGCCCGGAATAATGGCCGGCATCATCGGCGAGGTCGGCGTCAGCAAGGATTTCACCGACGAGGAGCGCAAGTCGCTGCGGGCTTCGGCCCGTGCGGCGAAAATCACCGGCGTGCCGCTGACCATCCATCTGCCCGGCTGGGAACGGCTGGCCCATGACGTGCTCGACGTGGTGGAGGCGGAAGGTGCGGATCTCCGGCATACGGTGCTGTGCCATATGAACCCGAGCCACAACGATCTCACCTACCAGAAAAGCCTCGCTGCCCGCGGCGCCTTCCTGGAATACGACATGATCGGCATGGATTTCTATTATGCCGACCAGGATGCGCAATCGCCTTCCGACGAGCAGAATGCTCAGGCGATCCGCTCGCTGATCGACATGGGTCTGGTCGACCGGATTCTTCTGTCGCAGGACGTCTTTCTGAAGATCATGCTGACGCGCTTTGGCGGCTTCGGCTACAGCTTCATCCTCAAGCATTTCGTGCCGCGACTGAAACGCCATGGTGTCGAGCAGTCGGCGATCGACCGCATGCTCGTCGACAATCCAAAGACCGTGTTCGCCGCGAGCCTCTAGGCCGCAGATCAATTCGACATAGGGAGTAAACATGTCCAGGAAGAAGGTTCTTCTCGCAGGTGAATCCTGGGTTTCGACCGCGACCCACATCAAGGGCTTCGATCAGTTTCCGACCGTGACTTATCACACCGGTGCTGATGAACTTTTGGCTGCGCTGAAGGACAGTGCGTTCGACGTCACCTTCATGCCGGCGCATGAGGCGCAGCGGAATTTCCCCCAGACCATGGAAGCGCTTTCGGCCTATGACGCGGTTGTGCTTTCCGATCTTGGCGCCAATACGCTGCTGCTTCACCCCGACACCTGGATCCACTCCAAACCGACCCCGAACCGGCTGCGCCTGTTGCGCGACTATGTCGGCAATGGCGGTGGCCTGCTTATGTTCGGCGGCTACTACAGTTTCCAGGGCATCAATGGCGGGGCGCGCTACCACAAGACGCCGGTCGAAGACGTTCTGCCGGTTACTTGCCTGCCGGTGGACGACCGCGTCGAGGTTCCGGAGGGCTATGCGCCAGTCGTTGTCGGCCCGCAGAGCCATCCGATTCTAAGGGGTCTGGGCAAGGATTGGCCGATCCTGCTCGGCTTCAACGAGGTTGTCGTCAAGGACGGAGCGGACGTTCTCGCCACCGTGTCTTCTGACTACCGTTCCCTGCCGCTGCTGGTGACCGGCAAATATGGCAAGGGCCGCACCGTCGCCTGGACCTCGGATGTCGGGCCGCACTGGCTGCCGCCGGGCTTTATCGCCTGGAGCGGCTACAAGACGCTGTTCGAACAGATGCTGGGCTGGGCAACGGCTGGGGATTAGCCATGCGCGTCCATGTCTTCGGCAATATCTGCGTCGATACGACGTTTCGGCTGGACCGGTTTCCGCAACCAGGCGAGACGCTGAACGCATCCAGCCATGCCGATGGACTTGGCGGCAAGGGTGCGAACCAGGCGGTTGCCGCGGCGCGCACCGGAGCCGATGTTCGTTTCCGTGCGGCGATCGGCAACGATGCCGCCGGATCATGGATAAGGGAACAATTGAGCCGCGATCTCGACGCCGGTCATTTGACGACGTTGTCGCTGCAGAGCGACCGTTCGACGATCATGGTCGATGCGCGGGGCGAGAACCTCATCGTCACCGGCGCCAGTTGCGCTGCCGCCTTCGATCCGCTCGCTGACACTGGTTTCGCGCGGTCGATCGAACGCGGCGACATCATGGTGATTCAGGGCAATCTTCATCCCGATGTAACGACTGCCTGCCTGCGGGCGGCGCGCGGCGCGGGAGCCATGACGATCTTCAATCCGAGCCCGCTCGCGGCCGGCTTTGCACCGCCTTTGAGCGCCGTCAGCCTCGCTATCGCCAATGCGGGCGAGGCGGCGCAACTGACCGGAGCCAGCGATCCTGCCGAGGCAGCCCGCGAACTGATCCGTCAAGGCGCCGACACCGCAATTGTGACGCTTGGCGCGCATGGCTGCCTGGTCGCCGATGGCGAAGGAAGCGTCGACCGGATCGCGGCGCCCAAGGTGACCGTGGTAGACACCAGCGGTGCGGGTGACGTCTTTTGCGGCTGCCTCGCCGGTTGCCTCGCGCACGGCAT containing:
- a CDS encoding substrate-binding domain-containing protein; amino-acid sequence: MRLTKILSGCAAAIAMTLALGSASAMAETYALVTINQQALFFNQINDGATAAAKAAGVDLVIFNANNVPSAQNDAIENYITQKVDGIILVAIDVNGVKPAITAAKAAGIPVIAIDAQIPEGDNVAFVGVDNTKAGEDIGKFYAEYVKTNMSGTAKIGVVGALNSFIQNQRLDGFKKAVTDSGQKVTFLDTVDGQNVQDVALSASENLMTANPDMTTLYATGEPALLGAVSAVTSQSRIGDVKVFGWDLTKSAMQGLEEGWVIAVVQQDPAGEGKAAIEAFVKLKKGEKIEPIINVPITIVTKENVGQFKDMFK
- a CDS encoding cytochrome c oxidase subunit 3 — translated: MSVVLVFMLVVAGIAGWWLSHQRLMGKPWLEQGLLGDFIALDRSALPTAKIGLGVFLAVVGSLFALFTSAYFMRMALSDWQPLPGPRLLWLNTGVLVLSSIALQCASVAARKGRMDTVRLGLVTAGLTAVAFLIGQLVAWRELTADGYLLTSNPANSFFYLITGMHGLHIVGGLVGLGRTIAAAWNGARPERLRLSVELCTMYWHFLLFVWLAIFALLAGWAATFIDICRQLLT
- a CDS encoding cytochrome c oxidase subunit I, which produces MVDITPADAVPPAEVAEMDLYHPHSWWTKYVFSQDAKVIAIQYSATAIGIGMVALVLSWLMRLQLGFPSTFDFITPEAYYQFITMHGMIMVIYLLTALFLGGFGNYLIPLMVGARDMVFPYVNMLSYWIYLLAVLVLVSSFFAPGGPTGAGWTLYPPQAIMTGTPGGQDWGIILMLVSLILFIIGFTMGGLNYVVTVLQGRTRGMTLMRLPLTVWGIFTATVMALLAFPALFVACVMMLFDRLLGTSFFMPAVVEMGQQLQHGGGSPILFQHLFWFFGHPEVYIVALPAFGIVSDLISTHARKNIFGYRMMVWAIVGIGALSFVVWAHHMYVSGMHPYFGFFFATTTLIIAIPTAIKVYNWVLTLWRGDIHLTIPMLFAMAFIVTFVNGGLTGLFLGNVVVDVPLSDTMFVVAHFHMVMGVAPITVIFGAIYHWYPKVTGRMLNETLGQFHFWVTFLGAYLIFFPMHYIGLMGVPRRYNELTDITIMTESAHHLNSFISIMAFIVGFAQIVFLFNLIWSIRHGREAGGNPWRATTLEWQTSETPPAHGNFGKELPIVYRWAYDYSVPGAKEDFIPQNVPGNFGPSREPA
- a CDS encoding DUF2189 domain-containing protein, whose translation is MTSFHVIAGASETLEHTKIRKIGVSDLFDALRRGVADFMVKPSHIVFLCLIYPLVGVVLAAWTSGANALPLLFPLVSGFALIGPFAAIGLYEISRRREAGLDASWNHAFEIRNSPALPAIAAVGIMLLAIFIAWLLTAQLFYQQLFGPAPPESISGFINEVFATGRGWTLIILGHAIGFVFAAVVLCTTVVAFPLLLDRDVGAYEAIHTSVRVVLANPIAMAVWGLIVAVALIIGSLPVFAGLAIVLPILGHATWHVYRKVVESPSPAKPAS
- a CDS encoding cupin domain-containing protein translates to MNKIDIHKRKDTDERATATSLLRLGTRLKLARQTRGLTLKALAAAANCSESLLSKVENGKVSPSLPMLHRLVEVLGTNIGWMFEESDGEEGIVFRAGARPLITLDPLRRGEGISLERVIPYSPGHLLQCNIHHIEAGGESAGPIQHAGEEVGYVLEGFIELMVGEKTFRLSAGDSFVFNSELPHWYRNVGGERASIFWVNTPATF
- a CDS encoding heme-copper oxidase subunit III family protein; the encoded protein is MAETTVTHVGQTEPRPAGWQGIAADWSSDQRAFKNVSWGKAMMWIFLLSDTFIFGCFLLSYMTARMSTRVPWPNPSEVFALHIGGSNVPLILIAIMTFVLISSSGTMAMAVNFGYRRDRRKTAILMLLTAVLGATFVGMQAFEWTKLISEGVRPWGNPWGAAQFGSSFFMITGFHGTHVTIGVIFLIIVARKVWRGDYDTERRGFFTSRKGHYESVEIMGLYWHFVDLVWVFIFAFFYLW
- a CDS encoding cytochrome C oxidase subunit IV family protein, producing the protein MAEATANGLGQHTLHAGHAHEAPATGVAHTDVHQEHPIKLYLVVWAWLFVLSACSYMVDYFGLHGYLRWSLILIFMILKAGLIVAFFMHMAWERLALTYAIILPPVLVLVFVAMMVFEADYTLFTRLVFFGAGP
- a CDS encoding cytochrome c oxidase subunit II — its product is MAIALVLVLIVVGSVLFHFLSPWWWTPIASNWDYIDHTIIITFWITGVVFAAVVLFMAYCVFRFRHREGNKAAYEPENKRLEWWLTIVTGVGVTAMLVPGLFVWSQFVNVPSDATVVEVVGQQWQWSFRLPGKDGKLGTSDTRNVTAENPLGVIDSDPNGQDDVVVEAADLHLPVGKPVKMLLRSIDVLHDFYVPEFRAKMDMIPGSVTYFWFTPTKTGTFQVLCAELCGQGHPMMNGIVMVDTEQDYVAWLDQQQTFAQLSAPQQTGSANEMPGQTTAPALEITAKLETVEAR
- a CDS encoding aminoacyl-tRNA deacylase; this encodes MTIANRLKDYIDGKGISYDTVAHHRTSTTRQSAIAAHVPGSIMAKSVVVHHELGYALAVVPSTHRIELGALQDVMDRRLGLASEDEVVSLFADCDIGAVPPIGAAYDVPVILDESLGAAADIYFEGGDHRTLVHVSGKDFRDLTKDARQARFSHPAY